Sequence from the Methanothermobacter sp. genome:
GTTGCAGGTCTTGCCCTTGGACTTTCCCTAGTGTATCTCTTCAGGAAATTTGAGATAAGAAACACTGAGAAGACACTCATCATTCTGGGAGCTGCAATACTTCTTAAAAATGCGGGGGATATACTCAGTGCACATGTCCCGATAGCAGCACTGGTTGGTGTGATGGTAACGGGACTTGTTATACTTGAGAGGATGCCTGAGACGGGACTGAAGCTCTCTGAGAAATTCAACAAGGTATGGATCTTTGCAGAGATACTGCTCTTCGTGCTTGTGGGGGCAGCGGTTGACGTTAAACTCATATTCCAGGTGGGTCTCCTGGGACTTGCAGTGATACTCCTGGGTCTTGCAGCAAGGACCATGGGTGTGCTCCTGGCACTCAGGGGCTCCAACCTCAATTTGAGGGAAAGGGTGTTCTGCATAGCAGCTTACATACCAAAAGCTACTGTGCAGGCAGCCGTGGGTGCAATACCCCTTGCCGCGGGGGTTGCAGCGGGTCAGACAATACTCGCAATGGCGGTGCTTGCCATACTCCTCACGGCACCCGTGGGATCGCTGGCTGTTAGAATCACAGGGGAAAGGTTTCTGGAGGTTGAAGGGGCCCCATAAGGGGGACCTGAACCTTTCAGGATTATAAAAAGCGTTTACTGTGGGTCACCTGAACTTTTCAGGATTTTTATTTACAATTTCCTGTCTTTTTCTTTCAAATTCCTTTGCACTCAGCATGTAACCATTTGCAAGTTCAATATTGGAGTTCCCGCTCTCAGTATCGTTCAGTGTGAACATCTTTATGGCATTCTTAAGCTGGTAGGTGGCGTTGAGTTTTGCCTCCAGCTCAGAGACCAGTAGTTCGATGTAGTTGACCACTATGGGGTCACCTGTGTCCTTCGCGTGGCCCAGGGCCTCGGATGCAAGGTTCCTCGCGGAACTGTACTCACTCTCTGCAAGTTCACACTTTGAAAGCGCCTCGTCCAGTTTGAAGCTGTTTGCTGCAAGTGCTGATTCATTGAAATAGGTGTCACCCTTTTTTATGTGATCATTTATCTGGGGGGTAAGCTGGTTGATGCTGCTGTTCCCTGAAGTTATGCATCCACTAACACTTACTGTAAGAAGAAGGAGTGCCATAAGATAGATCCGCTTCATGGAGAGGATTTTATAATTTGAAAAATAAAAGTTTTGGGTTTAGGGGTTCAGTTTTTTTGGTGGTTATGAAGCCAGATGGTCTGTAACTATGGGTTTATGGTGTCAGAATTCTTCACTGGTATGGAGTCAGATAGTCTGTAAATTAATCTTCACTCACTGTCCATGTGCTGAATCAGGGCTATCCTCACCCCATTGGGGTCTTCTATGAATGCAAGTTTTCCCACAGTTATGGGTGTTGGTTCCATTACAACCTTTGCCCCCCGGGACCTCAGCTCCTGAAGTGTGACTTCAAGGTCATCAACGTCTATTCCCACCGAGAATAGTCCGTGTTTATTGATGGGATTCCTTATGAGCTCCACCATGGTTTCCCCTTCACCCCTGAGGAGGGTTATCTCACCATGATCTCCGAGGTCATAGTGGCTATCCACCTCAAAACCCATTACATCCCTGTAAAATCGGATGGATTCATCCATATCCTTAACTATCATTGTTATATATTTAATTTTCATAAAATAAAGCCTCCTTCCATAAAAACTCTCCAGAGGATTCTGTAAATACTAATACATGCCAAGATAGTTCCTATTTAAATTTAGAGCAAGAAAATTCATTCTATAGATTAAAAAAATTAAGAGTTGATTGAACCATCTCAGTACCAGAGCCCATGTATATTGCAGTAGGCCCTCACCATGAACTCTGAGTCAGGGTCAACAGGGAATTCAGCCTCTGGCCTGTCACCTGGACTGAGATCCCTCCTGTGGACCTCCTCCCCTGCTATGACCTCCACCCACTGTATGTGATGGTTCTCCTCCATGGGGTGGGGTACCTCACCAATTTTAACCCTGATTCCATCGCCGCTCCTCTCAACAACGGGCACGTGCTTTTCAGGGCCAACATCCGTTCTTCTTGCAACGAGGAGCTCCATTGGCTGGTTGCAGCATACAAGCTGACCCGCACCGGGGTTGAGCACCTCCACGATGTTTCCGCAGACGTTGCACCGGAATATCTGGTTCCTTTCTGTCATGTGACTTCCCTTCTAGTACTCCTCACATTTCACCTGGAAGTACCTGGCGGGGTGGTCACATGATGGGCACTTCTCTGGGGGTTCTGTACCCTCATGGACGTAGCCACACTTCCTGCAAACCCAGACAACAGGTTCATCCTTCCTGTAAACCTTGCCTGTTTCAACGAGTTTAAGAAGCTTCCTGTAGCGTTCCTCGTGGTGCTTTTCTGCCTCTGCTATTGCTCTGAGCCTCTTGGCAATCTCAGGGTACCCCTCCTCCTCTGCAACATCAGCAAATTCAGGGTACATTTCGCTGTTCTCATAGTGTTCACCTGCAATGGCGGCTATCAGATTTTCTTCGGTACTTCCAAGTATGAGGGGGGCCTCGGCATCAACAACGAGGGACTCGGGCTCATCTCCTGCTTCCTCTCTGAGTTGATTTATGAGGCGGAAGAGCCACTTGGCGTGCTCCCTCTCATTTTCCGCGGTGGTCAGGAATATCTCGGATATCTGCTCGAATCCTTCCTTCTTTGCAATTTTTGCATAGAAGGTGTACCTGTTCCTTGCCTGGCTTTCACCAATGAAGGCCTTTGTAAGGTTCTCCAGGGTCCTTTTCATTTTTTCACCCATCTAATATATGCCATCAACTCATATTAAATCCTTTCATTTTATGTTCCCTTGCAGTGAACTTAACCGCTCTGACCCCTGAAGCTGAATGTCTTGGCATTGAGGGCCACTATGACAGTACTTACAGACATTAGTATGGCACCCATGGCTGGTGTCAGGATAAGGCCCTGGCCATAAAGCACCCCAGCAGCAAGGGGGAGGGCTATGACGTTGTAACCTGTGGCCCAGATCAGGTTCTCCTTCATCTTGCTGTAGGTTGCCGATGCAAGGTCCATGAGGTCAACAACGTCCAGGGGGTTGCTCCTAACAAGCACCACATCTGCACTCTCAATCGCCACGTCGGTCCCGGCACCTATGGCTATGCCGATATCTGCCTGTGCAAGGGCCGGGGCATCATTGACACCATCACCCACAACGGCAACCCTGAGGCCATCACCCTGCAGATCACTTATAACCTCATATTTCTCCTGGGGGATGAGTTCTGCCCGGTATTCTTCAATGCCAAGTTCTGAGGCAACCCACTCGGCGACCCTCTGGCTGTCACCGGTTAACATCATGCACCTTATACCCCTTGATTTGAGAATCCCTATGGCATCCCTTGCCTCGGGGCGTATGACATCTGCAAGGGCAATGCAGCCCTTGAGTTCATCATTCACGGTTACAAAGACTGTGGTTTTTGGCTGCTCCATGAGTTCATCAACCCGGGGGTCCTTAACCATGAGTCCCAGTTCCTCTGTGTAAATGTAGCTGAGTACCTTCACCCTTGATCCGTTCACATGTCCCATGACGCCCCTTCCACCTATCGCTGCAAAGTTCTCCACAGGGAGCACCTCATCCACGGCCTCAACTATGCCCCTGGCTATGGGGTGACTGGAGGCTGACTCAACGGCTGCAGCATAGGATAGTATCTCACCTTCATCCATTTCAGGGTCAAAGGATATGACATCGGTTATTCCCAGCTCACCAACAGTCAGTGTTCCTGTCTTGTCAAAGACAACAACATCAGGGTTCATGGCGTTTTCGAAGGCTTCACGGTTCCTTATGAGTATCCCTCTTCCCGCTGAGATTGCGGTGGAGACTGCTATCACAAGGGGTATTGCAAGTCCCAGGGCATGGGGGCAGGCGGTGACCATGACCGTCACTGACCTTTCAAGTGAGAAGAAGGCCCCCATACCAAGGGCGTACCATGCTGCGAATGTTAGGACCCCGCCTGTAAGGGCGACAAGTGTTAACCAGAACGCCGCCCTGTCTGCCAGCACCTGCGTCCTTGTCCTTCCCTCCTGGGCTTTTCCCACAAGCTGGATTATCTGGGAAATGAATGATTCCTCACCAACACGCTCAACCTCCACGGTCAGTGGGCCTCCTGTGTTGAGTGAACCCCCAATAACCCGGTCACCGGGGGACTTCCTGACGGGAACTGACTCCCCTGTGAGCAGCGCCTCATTTACATGGGACTCCCCCTTTATCACAGTCCCATCGGTGGGTATCTTCTCCGCTGACCTCACAAGCACAATGTCACCTGGTTTGAGGGTGGCAACATCAACATCCTCAACCTTCCCGTCGACCAGGAGGTGGGCCTTCTTGGGGATGAGCCTTGCAAGCCTTTCAATGGCCCCTGAGGCGCTCCGGACGGATCTCATCTCGATCCAGTGACCCAGAAGCATTACGTCAATAAGGGTTACAAGTTCAACGAAGAATACCATGCCCTCAAGGCCCGCCAGTACCCCGAGGCTGTAGATGTAAGCCACTGTTATGGCCACTGCAATGAGGGTCATCATACCCGGGGTTTGGGATGAGATCTCCCTCACAGATCCCCTCAGGAAGGGGTAGCCCCCATAGAGGAATATGATGGACGATACGATCAGAACAGCCATTTCACTACCCTCAAAGCTTACCAAGACAGTCCCTGTTGGCAGTTCACCAAGCAGGATAACCGGAATGGTAAGGAGGAGGCATACAATGAATCGCCTCCTGTATTCCATTTCATGGTGTCTGTGCATTTCCATTTAGATCACCCCCAGGTGTTCCATGACGTCTCTGGGATCATTCAGCGGCGGGTAGCATTTGCTGCCATCACAGAGGTAGTAGGCGCAGCCCTCAGGCGGGGCCCCCTTATCCCTCAGGTGTGGAGGTGCAATGGGCCAGTCACGAGGCATAACGGTCATGGTGAAGTCAGGTATCAGTTTCTTCCTTAGCTCCACGGGTATAACGGGTTTTCCGCTGCAGACGATGGTGAGTGACCTCCCGCCAGTGAGGGCCCACTCTAAATTGGAGAGGAGGAATGTGTGGGCTGCCGGTGCAGATTCAACCTCACCGGCAAATGTCCTCATCACACCCCTTGCAGATTCTGTTAGATCATCATCCTCGAGGATGCCTCCCAGCCTCAGGAGGTTAAGCATCTGCACAGAGTTCCCTGAGGGTATAGCACCATCAGTTGCATCCATGGGTCTTACTATCAGCCGGGGGTCATCGGTTGAATAGAATCCACCATCAGGGGCACCGAATCTATCCTCAAGGGATTCTGATAGTTCAAGAGCCAACTCAACGTAACCCTCCCTGAAGGTGGCATCATACATCTCAAGGAGGCCCCAGATGAGGAATGCGTAATCATCGAGCTTCCCGTCTATTCCGGCGTCCCCCTCACGGTAGCGGTGAAGAAGCTCACCATCCACGTGCAGGTTGTCCATGATGAATTTAAGGCACCTCTCTGCGGCGGTCAGGGCATCTTCGCTGTCGAGGATCCTCCCACACGCTGCAAGGGCCCCAAGCATAAGGCCGTTCCAGTCCGTTAATATCTTATCATCCATTGCTGGGGCCGGCCGCTCCATCCTCCTCTCAAGGAGTTGCCTCCTTGCATGCTCTATGATCTCATTGAGCTCACCAGGCGTGAGGTTGAACTCATCTGCAACCCTCCCTGGGGAGTCGATGTGGAGTATGTTCTCTCCCCTCACATCACCTGCAAAGTTTCCCTCCTCAAGGACGTTGAAGTAGCGCATTACAACGTCTGCCTCATCCCCCAGGGCCTCGCGTATCTCAGAGGCCCTCCAGAGGTAGTACTTACCCTCAACTCCCTCACTCTCGGCGTCCTCCGCTGAATAGAAAGCCCCCTCAGGGGACTGGAGGTTTCCAAGAACGTATTCAACAATCTCAAGGGCGGTTTTTTTGTAGAGGTCATCACCGGTAACCTGGAAGGCCTCCAGGTAGGCTTTCAGTATCAGCGCCTGATCATAGAGCATCTTCTCAAAGTGGGGCACAGTCCAGGTGGGTTCAACCGCGTATCTGTGGAATCCGTAGCCCAGCTGGTCATATATGCCCCCGTACCTCATCCTCCTTAGGGTAAGGTTAACCATCCTCAGGGCCTCATCTTCCCCTCGCCTCAGGTGATACCTCAGGAGGAAGTAGATGTTGTGGGGGGTCGGGAACTTCTGGTAGGACCCGAAGCCGCCGTTCCGGGTATCGAAGTTCCTCCTTAGATACTCATATGCTGCATCCACGGTTTCAGGTTTGAGTTTGGATGCTTTCGCCACAGACTTTTTAAGGGCACTGACAACCTCCCTGGCAGTTTTTACTATTCCCTCGGGGTCTTTCTTCCAGAGCAGAACCACCCTTTTGAGGATTGTCTTTAGGCCTGGTACACCGCCCCTGTCATCGGGCGGGAAGTAGGTTCCCGCAAAGAATGGTTCCCCCTCAGGTGTCATGATGATTGTGAGGGGCCAGCCACCTGTCCCGGTCATCATCTGGCAGACCTTCATGTATATGGAATCGATGTCAGGGCGCTCCTCCCTGTCAACCTTCACGGCAACAAAGTTTTCATTGAGTATCCCTGCTATTTCAGGGTCCTCAAAGGATTCCCGTGCCATCACATGGCACCAGTGACATGTTGAGTAGCCTATGGATAAAAATATGGGTTTTTCTTCCTCCCTTGCCAGCTGAAATGCCTCATTCCCCCATGGATACCAGTTAACAGGGTTGTGGGCATGCTGCAGCAGGTAGGGACTCTTCTCATTTATCAGAGAATTAGTGAATTCTTTACCTTTCATTTCCTCCCCCTCAACATCAATTATGTTGATCCGGCTTTATTAATATTAAGAGGCGGCTTGCTGATGGAGGATTCGAATCATTTATTATTTCCCCAATCAAATATGGTACCCGTTGGTGATCCACAATGAGTCTCATCATAACATACATAAGTACCAGGGGATGCGTGATAGCAGGAGACAAACGCAGAATAGCCTACTTTGGGGATAAATCAAAGAGGGAGAAGCTTGAAGAGGAACTATACAGTGGGAAGATAAAGAGTGACGAGGAACTCCACAAGAGGGCGTCGGAGCTTGGTGTCAGTATAAAGGTCACAGATGACACTGCCAAGGTGAGAAGCCTGGGGGATGTGGTTGTTGGTGAGATAAGCCAGAAAACCCCATTCGAGACAAAGAGGAGAAGGATATACGCAACAACAGGGGCCTATCAGATAGTAGATCTCACAGGCTCGAGGATAACCAGCATGGAGAAGGGTGAAACTGCGATAATCGTCTTCGGAAATAAGGTGGCCAAGGAGCTGACAAACAGGTTCCTTAAGAAGAAGTGGAAGACAAGGACGACCCTCAAGGAGGTTGAAAACCTTTTCAGGGAACTCATGGATTACGTTTCATCCAGAACCCCCTCAGTTGGCAGTAAATATGATATCTTCATGAAGAGCCCCTCACTGGATAAAAAAAGCGCACATAAGCTTCTCAGAGATACTATAGTAAGAGACGTCCGACTACTCCAGAAGTGGAGGGCTAAACTTAAACAGGAGATGCTTGATCACAGAGAGAAGATGAAACTGGCGTCCAGAATACTCACTGAGGGGGAGGTTGGCCGTGTGGTCAGTCAGGAAGGCAACCATGTTGAGGTAAAACTCTCAGATGGTGTCGAGGCCTATGACACCCGATGGAAACGTGTTGCAGGCCCCGGTGAGAATGTTCTAATGAGGCTCTCAGAAGATGTTGCGGTGTCTGCAGGTGAGAGGGTCGCTGTTAGGAACGAGAACCTCTGCGTGGACGGAAGGGACATAAAACTTGAGTGCGACGTCATAATCTGTCGCACTGAGGAATAGACTTTAGGAAACTCGTCAGGGGGAATAGATTTTTATAATCTCCCCCCATTACATAGAATAGGTGATATAAAATGAGGCTAACATTTCTGGGGAGTGGTGGCGGACGATTTCGCCACCATAACACAGAAGAGGATGACCGGTGGACTCAGAATTGATGGAATCGGTGGAATGAACATCCATGTGGATCCCGGACCGGGTGCCCTTGTGAGATCCTACCAGTTTGATGCTGACCCTAGAAAACTGGATGCAGTCATGGTCTCACATTCACACACGGACCATTACACCGACGCCGAGGTACTCATAGAGGCGATGACCAGGGGGATGACCCGCCAGAATGGGACTGTTGTGGGTAGTGTGAGTGTCATAGATGGCTACAGGGAGTGGGGCCCCTGCATATCAGACTATCACAAGAGAAAATCTCGCTGCCTGACACTATCCCCCGGCGAGACCGTGGAGGTAGGGGAGATTGAGGTGACAGGTACAGGGACAGTACATGGAGACCCCACAGGGGTGGGATTCAAACTCAGGAGAGATGATGTTACATTATCCTACACATCGGATACAGAATACTTTGATGGGCTCTCAGAATACCACAGGGATGCTGATGTTCTCATAGCAAGCGTCATAAGGCCCGGGAATGACCATATAAGGGGTCACATGTGCACCGATGATTTCATAAAACTTGTTGAGGAGGTTGAACCGGGACTTGCGGTGATGAGCCACCTTGGAATGAAGATGATACTCAATGACCCTGAAATGGAGGCATTCAGGGTTCAGGAGACCACGGGGATCCGTACACTGGCAGCGAGGGATGGGATGAAAATCGAACTGGATGAGAGCGGCATTTTCAATGTGATCCACTGATTTTACCTGAGATGGTGCTGAAAGGTGAGGACCTGGAGCACCAAAATTTATATAATAAAAATGCATTAATTCTTGACATGCCCCGGTAGCTTAGGTGGGAGAGCGCGGGATTCGTAATCCCGAGGTCGCGGGTTCAATCCCCGCTCGGGGCTCTTATTTTCTCATGGAATGGTTCGGTCAGAAGGGCTCCAACCAGGAGTCCGAGGGCTATTGCAATCACTGTCATTGAAAAGAGTGTTATTTCTGCAATGGATGTCAGGTAGTTCTTCCCGAGGAGATTGGCAAGTCCTATAAACCCTATTGACCCAGGTGCAAGGAACCAGAAGGCGGGGTAGAGCGTGACAAAGTGGGGGGTTTTACCGGACATCTCAATGGCCCTCGCCGCCAGTGTCATGGAGAGGGCGCCCAGAAATGCCCCAAGAAGCCCTCCTCCAAGGGTGTTTCCAAGCTGCTGGCCAACAAGTGCCGTGTAGAGCACAAGGAGTATCCAGGGGAAATCGCTTCTGTAAACCGATAGGAAGAGGTATATTCCAGCCGCAAAGAGCACAGCGCCAATGTAGGGACTGTAACTAAGTGTTGAAATTTTGATTGCCGCGAATTCCTCCTCTGGGAATCCATTGATCTGCATACCCATCAGAACACCGAATACAAGGAGCAGAAGGAGTATACAGCCGTATATCACCCTGCTGGACCCTGATACCAGTTCACCGCTTGCAAGTTCATATATGCCCGTTGTGAGGGTGACCCCCGGGATGAAGTATATGAGTGGGGGTACAATGAGGGTGAGGTTACCTGTCACTGCCCCCGCTCTTATCAGAAAGAATGCAACACCTGAAACCGTGAATGAGGAGAGGACAGGCATGATAAGGGATAGCCTCCTGTTACCATAGCCCAGCACTATCAGCGCACCTGATATCATGCTCAGAAGGGAGGAATAGACCACAAGGTTCAGATCAGGCTGTATCAGGAAGGCTATACCCACCGAGAGGAGCAGGTACCCGAGGAACATTCCGTAGCGTCCGAACCTGTGGGGTCCACCCACTATTTCCCTGAGTTTATCAAGTGCGTCGCTGATTTCGGTCCAGCCTGACCTGACATCGTCGATGAGCCTGTAAATCTTTGTAACCTGATGGAGTGGCATCACACCGGGGGACTGGGCTGCAAGGCTCATCCTTGATGTCTCCCCACCAGCCTTGATTATCAGCATGGTTGGGAGAACCGAAACCTCAACCTCCACATTCTGTGACTCTGCAACGCCCCTTAAAATCCTTTCAGTCTCTGAAACAGAGTTCCCTGAGGCTATAAGTGCCCTGCTGAGCTCCTCAAGGAATTCAACCAGTTTATCCGTCATTTTTTCTGCTTGCTTATATTTGTGGGGTGGATGAAACCGGCCCTTATCATGTGGTCGGCGAGGACCATCGCGACTGCGGCCTCGGCGACCGGCACAACCCTTGGGCATATGCAGGGGTCGTGCCTTCCATGGATCTCAATCCCTGTCTCCTCCATCCTCTCAAGGTCGACGCTTCTCTGGGGCAGCGATATTGAGGGTGTGGGCTTCACAGCTATCCGTGCAGTTATAGGCATGCCACTGGATATACCCCCGAGTATACCCCCTGAGGTGTTGGTGGTTGTCCTGATTTCACCGCCAGAGATGTAGAACTCGTCGTTTATTTCACTGGCATGGTGCTCTGCAACCTCAAATCCCATTCCAATCTCCACACCCTTCACAGCCCCGATACCCATGAGTGCGGCTGCAATGTCAGCGTCAAGTTTACTGAAGACAGGGTCTCCGAGTCCTGCTGGCACTCCCAGCGCCACAACCTCAACGACTCCACCAACAGAGTCACCCTTTTCCTTAGCATCAAGGATGGCTTTCTCCATCAATCTGGCCGCAGCGGGATCAGCGCATCTAACAGGGTTTCTCTCTGCGTACTCCCCTATCAGTTTCAGGTTTACCTGGTCTGCCTTGATGTCACCCACCTGTACCACGTGTGCATTAACCATGATACCATGGGTTCCGATGAGTTTTTTTGCAACCGCCCCACCAATCACGTGTCCAATGGTTACCCTTCCACTTCCACGGCCACCTCCACGGTGGTCATAGTGGCCAAACCTGGCCCTCCAGGTGTAGTCGCCATGGCCGGGTCTTGGCACCCACTTGAGGTTACTGTAACTTGCAGAATCAACGTCA
This genomic interval carries:
- a CDS encoding threonine/serine exporter family protein — its product is MTDKLVEFLEELSRALIASGNSVSETERILRGVAESQNVEVEVSVLPTMLIIKAGGETSRMSLAAQSPGVMPLHQVTKIYRLIDDVRSGWTEISDALDKLREIVGGPHRFGRYGMFLGYLLLSVGIAFLIQPDLNLVVYSSLLSMISGALIVLGYGNRRLSLIMPVLSSFTVSGVAFFLIRAGAVTGNLTLIVPPLIYFIPGVTLTTGIYELASGELVSGSSRVIYGCILLLLLVFGVLMGMQINGFPEEEFAAIKISTLSYSPYIGAVLFAAGIYLFLSVYRSDFPWILLVLYTALVGQQLGNTLGGGLLGAFLGALSMTLAARAIEMSGKTPHFVTLYPAFWFLAPGSIGFIGLANLLGKNYLTSIAEITLFSMTVIAIALGLLVGALLTEPFHEKIRAPSGD
- a CDS encoding DUF2121 family protein; translation: MSLIITYISTRGCVIAGDKRRIAYFGDKSKREKLEEELYSGKIKSDEELHKRASELGVSIKVTDDTAKVRSLGDVVVGEISQKTPFETKRRRIYATTGAYQIVDLTGSRITSMEKGETAIIVFGNKVAKELTNRFLKKKWKTRTTLKEVENLFRELMDYVSSRTPSVGSKYDIFMKSPSLDKKSAHKLLRDTIVRDVRLLQKWRAKLKQEMLDHREKMKLASRILTEGEVGRVVSQEGNHVEVKLSDGVEAYDTRWKRVAGPGENVLMRLSEDVAVSAGERVAVRNENLCVDGRDIKLECDVIICRTEE
- the aroC gene encoding chorismate synthase, with product MAGNSTGEVFRVTTFGSSHGPAVGAVIDGCPAGLELSEEDIQRELDRRRPGTSSLTTPRGEMDRVEILSGIFEGKTDGTPIAGIVRNLDVDSASYSNLKWVPRPGHGDYTWRARFGHYDHRGGGRGSGRVTIGHVIGGAVAKKLIGTHGIMVNAHVVQVGDIKADQVNLKLIGEYAERNPVRCADPAAARLMEKAILDAKEKGDSVGGVVEVVALGVPAGLGDPVFSKLDADIAAALMGIGAVKGVEIGMGFEVAEHHASEINDEFYISGGEIRTTTNTSGGILGGISSGMPITARIAVKPTPSISLPQRSVDLERMEETGIEIHGRHDPCICPRVVPVAEAAVAMVLADHMIRAGFIHPTNISKQKK
- a CDS encoding copper-translocating P-type ATPase — protein: MEMHRHHEMEYRRRFIVCLLLTIPVILLGELPTGTVLVSFEGSEMAVLIVSSIIFLYGGYPFLRGSVREISSQTPGMMTLIAVAITVAYIYSLGVLAGLEGMVFFVELVTLIDVMLLGHWIEMRSVRSASGAIERLARLIPKKAHLLVDGKVEDVDVATLKPGDIVLVRSAEKIPTDGTVIKGESHVNEALLTGESVPVRKSPGDRVIGGSLNTGGPLTVEVERVGEESFISQIIQLVGKAQEGRTRTQVLADRAAFWLTLVALTGGVLTFAAWYALGMGAFFSLERSVTVMVTACPHALGLAIPLVIAVSTAISAGRGILIRNREAFENAMNPDVVVFDKTGTLTVGELGITDVISFDPEMDEGEILSYAAAVESASSHPIARGIVEAVDEVLPVENFAAIGGRGVMGHVNGSRVKVLSYIYTEELGLMVKDPRVDELMEQPKTTVFVTVNDELKGCIALADVIRPEARDAIGILKSRGIRCMMLTGDSQRVAEWVASELGIEEYRAELIPQEKYEVISDLQGDGLRVAVVGDGVNDAPALAQADIGIAIGAGTDVAIESADVVLVRSNPLDVVDLMDLASATYSKMKENLIWATGYNVIALPLAAGVLYGQGLILTPAMGAILMSVSTVIVALNAKTFSFRGQSG
- a CDS encoding desulfoferrodoxin gives rise to the protein MTERNQIFRCNVCGNIVEVLNPGAGQLVCCNQPMELLVARRTDVGPEKHVPVVERSGDGIRVKIGEVPHPMEENHHIQWVEVIAGEEVHRRDLSPGDRPEAEFPVDPDSEFMVRAYCNIHGLWY
- a CDS encoding sodium:proton antiporter, whose protein sequence is MEYVAFSVAVIILLGLLFSRAFNRIGIPGILGMLLLGMLIGPHGLNLISKSIMDVSPDLRVIALIIILLRAGFGINLESLRKVGMTAVKMSFIPDMVEGFAVMFAAHYILGLSLIEAGILGFVIAAVSPAVIVPQMLSFIERRMGTAKGIPTIILTGASVDDVVSITLFSVFLGMYQGQQVNFLVEALGVPISILTGIVAGLALGLSLVYLFRKFEIRNTEKTLIILGAAILLKNAGDILSAHVPIAALVGVMVTGLVILERMPETGLKLSEKFNKVWIFAEILLFVLVGAAVDVKLIFQVGLLGLAVILLGLAARTMGVLLALRGSNLNLRERVFCIAAYIPKATVQAAVGAIPLAAGVAAGQTILAMAVLAILLTAPVGSLAVRITGERFLEVEGAP
- the rbr gene encoding rubrerythrin — protein: MKRTLENLTKAFIGESQARNRYTFYAKIAKKEGFEQISEIFLTTAENEREHAKWLFRLINQLREEAGDEPESLVVDAEAPLILGSTEENLIAAIAGEHYENSEMYPEFADVAEEEGYPEIAKRLRAIAEAEKHHEERYRKLLKLVETGKVYRKDEPVVWVCRKCGYVHEGTEPPEKCPSCDHPARYFQVKCEEY
- a CDS encoding VOC family protein; this encodes MKIKYITMIVKDMDESIRFYRDVMGFEVDSHYDLGDHGEITLLRGEGETMVELIRNPINKHGLFSVGIDVDDLEVTLQELRSRGAKVVMEPTPITVGKLAFIEDPNGVRIALIQHMDSE
- a CDS encoding MBL fold metallo-hydrolase encodes the protein MVADDFATITQKRMTGGLRIDGIGGMNIHVDPGPGALVRSYQFDADPRKLDAVMVSHSHTDHYTDAEVLIEAMTRGMTRQNGTVVGSVSVIDGYREWGPCISDYHKRKSRCLTLSPGETVEVGEIEVTGTGTVHGDPTGVGFKLRRDDVTLSYTSDTEYFDGLSEYHRDADVLIASVIRPGNDHIRGHMCTDDFIKLVEEVEPGLAVMSHLGMKMILNDPEMEAFRVQETTGIRTLAARDGMKIELDESGIFNVIH
- a CDS encoding thioredoxin domain-containing protein, which translates into the protein MKGKEFTNSLINEKSPYLLQHAHNPVNWYPWGNEAFQLAREEEKPIFLSIGYSTCHWCHVMARESFEDPEIAGILNENFVAVKVDREERPDIDSIYMKVCQMMTGTGGWPLTIIMTPEGEPFFAGTYFPPDDRGGVPGLKTILKRVVLLWKKDPEGIVKTAREVVSALKKSVAKASKLKPETVDAAYEYLRRNFDTRNGGFGSYQKFPTPHNIYFLLRYHLRRGEDEALRMVNLTLRRMRYGGIYDQLGYGFHRYAVEPTWTVPHFEKMLYDQALILKAYLEAFQVTGDDLYKKTALEIVEYVLGNLQSPEGAFYSAEDAESEGVEGKYYLWRASEIREALGDEADVVMRYFNVLEEGNFAGDVRGENILHIDSPGRVADEFNLTPGELNEIIEHARRQLLERRMERPAPAMDDKILTDWNGLMLGALAACGRILDSEDALTAAERCLKFIMDNLHVDGELLHRYREGDAGIDGKLDDYAFLIWGLLEMYDATFREGYVELALELSESLEDRFGAPDGGFYSTDDPRLIVRPMDATDGAIPSGNSVQMLNLLRLGGILEDDDLTESARGVMRTFAGEVESAPAAHTFLLSNLEWALTGGRSLTIVCSGKPVIPVELRKKLIPDFTMTVMPRDWPIAPPHLRDKGAPPEGCAYYLCDGSKCYPPLNDPRDVMEHLGVI